One [Clostridium] saccharolyticum WM1 DNA segment encodes these proteins:
- a CDS encoding ABC transporter substrate-binding protein, with the protein MKKRKLSVLLTAAIMASTLAGCQTAAKGTAVQQSNGKDIVKALLPPVSASYQDKLVEYAKEFNEANPEMELQITTASWEDITQKLDVQVNAGSPPDIAFIGSNGVTKYLDTEMLVDISQYADKEMIEDYNADIINYFKNGDGLYGFPAYVEVQAIGGNKAMLEEAGIDWKGIQENGWTYDEFREAVKKGVVKDGDSYSRYGFVFACSGVAAKDYFSIFVKNAGMPSAFNKDLKYTYTSSQLVPFLKDIRALIDDGSMPKELSSVDAGKRWNMFLTGQTMITGKGLSVFEKSATDNNKKLAAKDGSAVEGSQEVEYIVLPVPTFQGNIQQAQGAVDGYVCFRGKDEPSPEHLKNVAKAAYFLASGKRAAETCQELYISPICKSGEEAFAALPPMEGKNENNTKAVKNLATQVAEARPDIPADLGAKAIKIEEEVILPKFQGLLAGEITPEEMHEAIKKAAVEAFGEEGCVMD; encoded by the coding sequence ATGAAAAAAAGAAAACTATCCGTACTATTGACAGCAGCCATCATGGCCAGTACACTGGCTGGCTGCCAAACTGCCGCAAAGGGCACTGCGGTACAGCAGAGCAATGGAAAAGACATTGTCAAGGCATTGCTTCCGCCTGTTTCTGCATCCTATCAGGATAAACTGGTGGAATATGCAAAGGAATTCAACGAAGCCAATCCCGAAATGGAGCTGCAGATCACAACGGCAAGCTGGGAAGATATTACGCAAAAGCTGGATGTTCAGGTAAACGCAGGATCTCCGCCTGATATCGCATTCATCGGTTCTAACGGAGTCACGAAATATCTGGACACGGAAATGCTGGTAGACATTTCCCAATATGCGGATAAGGAAATGATAGAAGATTACAATGCGGATATTATAAACTATTTCAAAAACGGCGACGGGCTTTATGGATTCCCGGCCTATGTGGAGGTACAGGCGATCGGCGGAAACAAGGCCATGCTGGAGGAAGCAGGAATTGACTGGAAGGGAATCCAGGAAAATGGCTGGACCTATGATGAATTCCGGGAAGCCGTCAAAAAGGGCGTTGTAAAAGACGGAGACAGCTATTCCCGGTACGGCTTTGTTTTTGCCTGCTCAGGCGTAGCGGCAAAGGATTATTTTTCGATTTTTGTTAAAAATGCAGGTATGCCTTCCGCCTTTAATAAGGATTTGAAGTATACATACACCAGCAGTCAACTGGTTCCGTTCTTAAAAGACATCAGGGCCTTAATCGATGATGGCTCCATGCCGAAAGAACTAAGCTCCGTTGATGCGGGAAAACGATGGAACATGTTCTTAACCGGGCAGACCATGATCACCGGCAAGGGGCTGTCGGTTTTTGAAAAGTCTGCTACCGATAATAATAAAAAGCTGGCTGCAAAGGACGGAAGTGCAGTAGAAGGAAGCCAGGAGGTGGAATACATTGTATTGCCGGTTCCTACGTTCCAGGGAAATATCCAGCAGGCGCAGGGTGCGGTAGACGGATATGTGTGCTTCCGCGGAAAAGATGAACCAAGTCCGGAGCATTTAAAGAACGTGGCAAAGGCCGCCTATTTCCTGGCAAGCGGAAAAAGAGCGGCAGAAACCTGTCAGGAACTTTATATCAGCCCCATATGCAAATCCGGAGAGGAAGCATTTGCAGCCCTTCCGCCCATGGAAGGCAAAAATGAGAACAATACAAAAGCAGTTAAAAATCTTGCTACCCAGGTTGCGGAAGCCAGACCTGACATTCCGGCTGATTTAGGGGCAAAGGCCATAAAAATTGAGGAAGAGGTTATTCTGCCAAAATTCCAGGGTTTGTTAGCTGGAGAAATCACTCCGGAGGAGATGCATGAAGCCATTAAAAAGGCTGCTGTGGAAGCCTTTGGCGAGGAAGGCTGTGTCATGGATTAA
- a CDS encoding BadF/BadG/BcrA/BcrD ATPase family protein encodes MKEPFVIGMDGGGTATTVMAAGLHGGLIKKFRLGPLNINGQSRESVEHTLTDLKKELEQSGLNLRDCKGICIGAAGISNRDTAELLTGKLKEQGMQGVIRLVGDHETALAGALEEPEGVILIAGTGSICCGIHESGVKFRAGGYGHIIDDAGSAYAIGRDILKAVVRAEDGRAGRTLLKEKAFRFLNAESVEDLITWLYQTGRSKKEIAALAPLLEEGIREKDEASIEILDHCAGDLAELAGAVLIHFDYPVSLVVSGSVLMKNKEIYHLFREKAQKRFPLLEIMKMRGEAAQGAVRIILREMEERNGYGTIPGN; translated from the coding sequence TTGAAAGAACCATTTGTGATAGGAATGGATGGAGGCGGGACCGCCACCACCGTAATGGCAGCAGGACTTCATGGCGGCCTTATAAAAAAATTCCGGTTAGGGCCTTTAAACATCAATGGACAGTCCCGGGAATCGGTAGAACATACTTTGACGGACTTAAAGAAAGAACTGGAACAATCAGGTCTGAATCTGAGGGACTGCAAAGGGATCTGCATTGGAGCCGCCGGAATCAGCAACCGGGATACGGCAGAGCTGCTGACCGGGAAATTGAAAGAACAGGGGATGCAGGGAGTCATCAGGCTGGTGGGAGACCATGAAACAGCTCTGGCAGGCGCTCTGGAGGAACCGGAAGGCGTTATTTTAATTGCCGGGACCGGTTCCATCTGCTGCGGGATCCATGAGTCCGGGGTTAAGTTCCGGGCCGGCGGCTACGGTCACATCATCGATGACGCCGGAAGTGCCTATGCCATTGGAAGAGATATATTAAAAGCAGTGGTGAGGGCAGAAGACGGCAGAGCAGGCCGGACCTTATTGAAGGAAAAAGCATTCCGCTTCCTTAATGCGGAATCCGTGGAAGATTTAATCACCTGGCTGTATCAGACTGGAAGAAGCAAAAAAGAGATCGCTGCCCTGGCCCCTCTGCTGGAAGAAGGGATCCGGGAAAAGGATGAGGCTTCCATTGAGATTTTGGACCATTGTGCCGGGGACCTGGCGGAGCTGGCCGGAGCCGTACTGATTCATTTTGATTATCCGGTCTCTCTGGTGGTGAGCGGAAGCGTATTGATGAAAAATAAAGAAATATACCACCTGTTCCGTGAAAAGGCTCAAAAAAGATTTCCACTGCTGGAAATTATGAAGATGAGGGGAGAGGCCGCCCAGGGAGCTGTCAGGATCATATTACGGGAGATGGAAGAAAGGAACGGATATGGAACAATACCTGGGAATTGA
- a CDS encoding carbohydrate ABC transporter permease, protein MGLFRQYGNDQKYKLVFRTVIMTAILLILGLLTLFPIYYMIISSFGAPNEIGAASYTLIPKYYTLDSYKFFFGFSKSSFRWIVNSMIVASTVTLSNVVFAGMAGYAFAKIRFPGSKILFFLLLFAMMVPYQVTQVPLYILVANVLKLTDTYTALIVPSLVTCYNVFMAKQFFSSLPTSILEAARTEGCNQFQILIKIVMPISKTILSVMAIMTFMGNWNTFFWPFLVCNNEQMQTIQVGLKNFSFANTTYFSPMMAGATISALPMFILFFALQKYFLEGVTVGAVKG, encoded by the coding sequence ATGGGTTTATTCAGACAATATGGAAACGATCAAAAATATAAATTAGTGTTCAGAACTGTGATAATGACAGCCATCCTGCTTATCTTAGGTCTCCTGACCCTGTTTCCGATTTATTACATGATTATCTCTTCCTTTGGGGCGCCAAATGAGATAGGGGCAGCCAGTTACACTCTGATCCCCAAATATTATACATTGGATTCCTATAAATTCTTTTTTGGATTCAGCAAAAGCTCGTTCCGGTGGATTGTAAATTCCATGATCGTTGCAAGCACCGTCACATTAAGCAATGTGGTTTTTGCCGGAATGGCAGGGTATGCGTTTGCAAAAATAAGATTTCCCGGAAGTAAAATATTATTTTTCCTGCTGCTGTTTGCGATGATGGTACCCTATCAGGTCACACAGGTCCCTCTTTATATCCTGGTAGCCAATGTACTGAAGCTGACAGATACTTATACCGCATTGATCGTGCCGTCCCTGGTCACCTGCTACAATGTGTTTATGGCGAAGCAGTTCTTTTCATCCCTTCCCACCTCCATTTTGGAAGCGGCAAGAACAGAAGGCTGCAATCAGTTTCAGATCCTGATAAAAATCGTCATGCCTATTTCAAAAACAATTTTATCCGTTATGGCAATCATGACTTTTATGGGAAACTGGAATACCTTTTTCTGGCCGTTTCTGGTATGCAACAACGAGCAGATGCAGACCATCCAGGTGGGGCTTAAAAATTTCAGTTTTGCAAATACCACTTACTTTTCCCCTATGATGGCAGGCGCAACCATCTCGGCATTGCCCATGTTTATTCTGTTCTTTGCCTTGCAGAAATATTTTCTGGAAGGAGTAACGGTGGGCGCGGTAAAGGGATAA
- the murQ gene encoding N-acetylmuramic acid 6-phosphate etherase, with the protein MIDLSNMVTEARNPKTMNLDEMLPLDLIRIMNEEDKEVIQAVKSQLDKIARIVEWCTKSLEGTGRLIYMGAGTSGRLGLLDAAECPPTFGVEPGKVIGLIAGGEGAFIKAVEGAEDSETLGEEDLRNIHLTADDVVIGIAASGRTPYVLGGLRYAGKTGCRTGAIVCNNGSAMAEAAEITVELVVGPEILTGSTRLKAGTAEKMVCNMISTAAMVGVGKAYQNLMVDVVQTNTKLIKRAENIVMEATGCSRNEAKEALACADGHAKTAIVSILSGCRAQEAREKLAKARGHVRYAIDQI; encoded by the coding sequence ATGATTGATCTGTCTAATATGGTCACGGAAGCCAGAAATCCAAAAACCATGAATCTTGATGAAATGCTTCCTCTGGATTTAATCCGTATTATGAATGAAGAAGACAAAGAGGTAATTCAGGCAGTAAAATCCCAGCTTGATAAAATCGCCAGGATCGTAGAATGGTGCACGAAAAGTCTGGAAGGAACCGGCCGGCTGATCTATATGGGAGCCGGTACAAGCGGAAGGCTGGGACTCTTAGATGCGGCAGAATGTCCGCCGACATTTGGCGTGGAACCGGGAAAAGTGATAGGGCTGATTGCCGGAGGAGAAGGTGCTTTTATAAAAGCCGTGGAAGGTGCGGAAGACAGCGAAACCCTGGGAGAGGAAGATTTAAGAAACATTCATCTGACAGCAGATGATGTGGTCATCGGCATTGCCGCAAGCGGCAGGACTCCTTATGTATTAGGCGGACTGCGGTATGCAGGAAAAACCGGATGCAGGACGGGGGCCATTGTATGCAACAACGGTTCCGCTATGGCGGAAGCAGCGGAGATCACCGTTGAACTGGTGGTGGGCCCGGAAATCCTGACCGGTTCTACCAGGCTGAAGGCAGGTACGGCAGAAAAGATGGTCTGTAATATGATATCCACTGCTGCCATGGTGGGTGTAGGGAAAGCATACCAGAACCTGATGGTGGATGTGGTACAGACAAATACAAAGCTGATAAAAAGGGCGGAGAACATCGTAATGGAGGCCACGGGATGCAGCCGGAATGAGGCCAAGGAAGCACTGGCTTGTGCAGACGGCCATGCAAAGACAGCGATTGTATCCATTTTATCGGGATGCAGGGCACAGGAGGCGAGGGAGAAGCTGGCAAAGGCACGTGGACATGTGCGTTATGCGATAGACCAGATATAA
- a CDS encoding carbohydrate ABC transporter permease, whose translation MGMQAAKKKKRLNNDAKWGYVFVLVPILSFIIFTLYPVVQAAIVSFQTYKPLKTEFVGFANYSNTLKNGLFFKSIWNTVVYTAVTVPVSILVAFIISILLVPFKKRSQSFFKAVFYLPGIASGVALSFVWKWIFDPLPSGLLNSVIRSFGIQNQNWLGSSQTAMLSLIIMTIFSGIGPTVIIYVAALLGIDPTYYEVANIDGATFLQRIKYVVWPMVKPTTVFLTITGVINAFQTFQTAFLMTGGGPDNATTMVGLLIFNNAFKYFNYGEACAQALLLAGIIAVFAVFQFKVMAADVEY comes from the coding sequence ATGGGTATGCAGGCAGCAAAGAAAAAAAAACGATTAAACAATGACGCCAAATGGGGGTATGTCTTCGTGCTCGTGCCCATTTTGTCATTTATTATTTTTACGTTATATCCGGTTGTACAGGCAGCGATTGTAAGCTTTCAAACTTATAAGCCTTTAAAAACAGAGTTTGTGGGATTTGCCAATTACAGTAACACATTAAAGAACGGACTTTTCTTTAAATCCATCTGGAACACTGTGGTGTATACGGCCGTAACGGTACCCGTCTCCATCCTCGTGGCGTTCATCATCTCTATTCTGTTAGTCCCCTTTAAGAAAAGGAGCCAGTCATTTTTTAAAGCAGTATTTTATCTGCCCGGGATTGCATCGGGAGTAGCCCTCTCCTTTGTGTGGAAATGGATATTTGATCCTCTGCCGAGCGGTCTGTTAAATTCCGTGATCCGGTCATTTGGAATCCAGAACCAGAACTGGCTTGGCAGTTCTCAAACAGCCATGCTGTCGCTGATCATCATGACGATATTCTCAGGCATCGGTCCTACCGTTATTATTTATGTGGCCGCATTGCTTGGGATTGATCCCACCTATTATGAGGTTGCCAATATTGATGGAGCGACTTTTTTACAGAGAATCAAGTACGTTGTATGGCCTATGGTCAAGCCGACCACCGTTTTTCTCACCATAACAGGAGTGATCAATGCGTTTCAGACATTTCAGACGGCGTTTTTAATGACAGGGGGCGGGCCGGATAATGCCACTACCATGGTGGGATTATTGATATTTAACAATGCCTTCAAATATTTTAATTATGGAGAGGCATGTGCCCAGGCATTATTATTGGCAGGAATCATCGCAGTCTTTGCAGTTTTCCAGTTTAAGGTAATGGCTGCAGACGTAGAGTACTAG